A part of Saccharomonospora amisosensis genomic DNA contains:
- a CDS encoding TIGR01777 family oxidoreductase translates to MRVLVAGSSGLIGSALLDHLRGSGHEVRRLVRRMPRLADEFGWDPPAGRIDDGAFDGVDAVVNLCGSPLASGRWSGARKQLLTDSRLEPTEVLAEAVADHGVGALLNASGISYYGDTGSAEVDESARAGSGFLAGLCVAWEAATTPATKAGARVVLLRTAPVLSSRGGMLRMLLPLFRLGLGARLGSGSQYLPWISLRDQVSAITFLLERVDITGAVNLTSPSPVTNAEFTRELARAVHRPAPWFVPALALKAALGEAAEETLLSGPRAVPGVLRDGGFDFADRELDDALALAV, encoded by the coding sequence ATGCGTGTTCTCGTTGCCGGTTCCAGCGGCCTCATCGGCAGCGCTCTGCTCGACCATCTGCGCGGCAGCGGGCACGAGGTGCGTCGACTGGTGCGGAGGATGCCGCGGTTGGCCGACGAGTTTGGGTGGGACCCACCCGCGGGTCGCATCGACGACGGCGCGTTCGACGGTGTGGACGCGGTTGTGAACCTGTGCGGTTCCCCGCTGGCATCCGGCAGGTGGAGCGGGGCCCGCAAGCAGTTGCTCACCGACTCCCGGCTCGAGCCCACCGAGGTACTTGCCGAGGCCGTCGCCGACCACGGGGTGGGCGCACTGCTCAATGCCTCTGGCATCAGCTACTACGGCGACACGGGATCGGCCGAGGTCGACGAGTCGGCGCGTGCGGGTTCAGGTTTCCTCGCCGGGCTGTGCGTCGCGTGGGAGGCGGCCACGACCCCAGCGACGAAAGCGGGCGCCAGGGTGGTCCTGCTTCGCACCGCGCCGGTGCTCTCCTCCCGCGGCGGCATGCTGCGAATGCTGTTGCCGCTGTTTCGGCTGGGTCTCGGCGCGAGGCTGGGCAGCGGTAGCCAGTACCTACCGTGGATCTCCCTGCGTGACCAGGTATCGGCCATCACCTTCCTGCTCGAGCGGGTCGACATCACCGGTGCGGTGAACCTGACCTCGCCGAGCCCGGTGACGAACGCCGAATTCACGCGCGAACTCGCCCGCGCGGTGCACCGGCCCGCACCGTGGTTCGTGCCCGCGCTCGCGTTGAAAGCGGCACTCGGTGAGGCCGCCGAGGAGACCTTGCTGAGCGGACCGAGAGCGGTTCCGGGTGTGCTTCGTGACGGCGGGTTCGACTTCGCCGACCGCGAACTCGACGACGCACTCGCCTTGGCGGTCTGA
- a CDS encoding phosphatase PAP2 family protein, whose translation MTAVTTARSNVVLGAVLLAVFVALGLVVRGSPGVVDDALRETIGGQWQGAVGTVAAWVSLVLGPPLPVITGVALIVVTVRLRQLDDPRTRTLLRVLILLVACRITSVVAKPIFARDRPRTYPDAFSYPSGHVASVASTGFALAVLCAWLYPHLVRLVSWLAVVATALAAAARVALAVHWLTDTVGAVLAVGGVGLLVGVALKLLPPPRGGVASAS comes from the coding sequence GTGACCGCCGTGACCACCGCGCGCTCCAACGTCGTTCTCGGCGCGGTGCTCCTCGCGGTCTTCGTCGCACTCGGCCTCGTGGTGCGCGGGTCGCCTGGCGTGGTAGACGACGCGCTGCGGGAGACGATCGGCGGGCAATGGCAGGGCGCCGTCGGTACCGTCGCCGCCTGGGTGAGCCTGGTGCTGGGCCCGCCGCTTCCGGTGATCACCGGTGTGGCGCTGATCGTGGTCACCGTGCGCCTACGGCAACTCGACGACCCGAGGACGCGGACCCTGCTCCGCGTGTTGATCCTGCTCGTCGCATGCCGGATCACCAGTGTCGTCGCCAAGCCGATCTTCGCGAGAGACCGCCCTCGCACTTACCCCGACGCGTTCAGCTACCCCAGTGGGCACGTGGCCTCCGTCGCGAGCACGGGTTTCGCGCTCGCCGTGCTGTGCGCATGGCTCTACCCGCACCTGGTACGGCTGGTGTCGTGGCTTGCCGTCGTGGCCACCGCCCTCGCGGCCGCCGCGAGGGTGGCGCTGGCCGTGCACTGGCTCACCGACACCGTCGGCGCGGTCCTCGCCGTCGGCGGGGTCGGCCTGCTGGTCGGGGTGGCCCTGAAACTGTTGCCGCCACCTCGCGGCGGCGTAGCCTCAGCATCGTGA
- the lipB gene encoding lipoyl(octanoyl) transferase LipB — protein sequence MTETANRSCRADVEPVDVRQLGTIDYLQAWELQRGYAEARADGRGPDTMLLLEHPSVYTAGKRTQPQDRPTDGSEVIDVDRGGRITWHGPGQLVGYPIVKLADPIDVVHYVRRIEEALISVCDEFGVRTGRIEGRSGVWLPRDERGGERKIAAIGIRVQRGVTMHGFELNCDADLAAFDKIVPCGIDDAGVTSLSAELGRDVSVAEVLPVACKAVLAALDGELPVSEDRWLPRSLQPPEAIAAPS from the coding sequence GTGACCGAGACTGCGAACAGATCATGCCGGGCCGACGTCGAACCCGTCGACGTGCGACAGCTCGGCACGATCGACTACCTCCAGGCATGGGAACTGCAGCGCGGCTACGCCGAGGCACGCGCCGACGGCCGTGGGCCCGACACGATGCTGCTGCTGGAACACCCGTCGGTCTACACCGCGGGCAAGCGCACCCAGCCGCAGGACCGGCCCACCGACGGCTCGGAAGTGATCGATGTCGACCGCGGCGGCCGGATCACCTGGCACGGACCCGGGCAACTCGTCGGCTACCCGATCGTGAAGCTCGCCGACCCGATCGACGTCGTGCACTACGTCCGGCGCATCGAGGAAGCTCTCATCAGCGTGTGCGACGAGTTCGGCGTGCGCACGGGCAGGATCGAGGGCCGCAGTGGCGTGTGGCTGCCGCGCGACGAGCGGGGCGGCGAACGTAAGATCGCCGCCATCGGGATCCGCGTTCAACGCGGGGTCACTATGCATGGCTTCGAGTTGAACTGCGACGCCGACCTCGCGGCCTTCGACAAGATCGTGCCCTGCGGCATCGACGACGCGGGCGTGACGTCGCTTTCGGCCGAGCTCGGTCGTGACGTGTCGGTGGCGGAGGTGCTTCCGGTGGCGTGCAAGGCCGTGTTGGCCGCACTCGACGGCGAACTGCCGGTCAGCGAGGACCGGTGGCTGCCGCGATCGCTACAGCCACCGGAAGCCATCGCCGCACCGAGCTGA
- a CDS encoding LLM class F420-dependent oxidoreductase: MELRIFTEPQQGATYDDLLRVAKTTEEAGFDAFFRSDHFLKMGSVSGLPGPTDAWLTLAGLASQTSRIRLGTLVTAATFRHPSVLAISVAQVDQMSGGRVEFGLGSGWYAAEHEAYGIPLPPLRERFDRYAEQLEIITGLWETPEGDTFSFNGKHYTLVDAPALPKPTQRPRPPVILGGTGRKRTPELAARYADEFNIPFNDTSTALEQFERVDAAAAALGRDPEKLVRSAALVVAVGRDEAELARRADAIGRDVSELRRNGVAGTPAEAVDTIGRWTETTGVKRLYLQVLDLSDLDHLELIASQVMAQLD; the protein is encoded by the coding sequence GTGGAACTGAGGATCTTCACCGAGCCGCAACAGGGCGCCACCTACGACGATTTGCTGAGGGTCGCCAAGACGACCGAGGAAGCGGGCTTCGACGCCTTCTTCCGATCCGATCACTTCCTGAAGATGGGGTCGGTGTCGGGCCTGCCCGGCCCGACCGATGCCTGGCTCACGCTGGCAGGGCTGGCGAGTCAAACCTCCCGTATCCGGCTCGGCACGCTGGTAACAGCGGCGACCTTCCGGCACCCTTCGGTGCTGGCGATCTCGGTCGCGCAGGTGGACCAGATGTCCGGTGGCCGGGTGGAGTTCGGTCTGGGGTCCGGCTGGTACGCGGCCGAGCACGAGGCTTACGGCATCCCGCTGCCGCCGCTTCGCGAGCGTTTCGACCGCTATGCCGAGCAACTGGAGATCATCACCGGCTTGTGGGAGACGCCGGAAGGTGACACGTTCTCCTTCAACGGCAAGCACTACACGCTCGTTGACGCTCCCGCCCTCCCGAAACCCACCCAGCGGCCCCGGCCGCCGGTGATCCTTGGTGGCACCGGCAGGAAGCGCACACCCGAGCTGGCCGCGCGGTACGCCGACGAGTTCAACATCCCGTTCAACGACACCAGCACCGCGCTCGAGCAGTTCGAGCGGGTGGACGCGGCAGCGGCGGCGCTGGGGCGGGATCCCGAAAAGCTGGTGCGGTCGGCCGCGCTCGTGGTGGCGGTCGGCAGGGACGAGGCAGAGCTCGCCCGCAGGGCAGACGCCATCGGAAGGGACGTCTCGGAACTGAGGCGCAACGGCGTCGCGGGAACACCGGCCGAGGCTGTCGACACCATCGGCCGGTGGACCGAGACGACGGGCGTCAAAAGGCTGTACTTGCAGGTGCTCGACCTGTCCGACCTTGACCATCTGGAGTTGATCGCCTCACAGGTGATGGCCCAGCTCGACTAG
- a CDS encoding TetR/AcrR family transcriptional regulator, which produces MRSRRESYSESTRSALVRSAVELFTKRGYAGTSLDEIARRARVTKGALYHHFSGKQAIFEAAFDAVETEVKGRLEKILRGSQPPWERALEGLREFVNSCLDPAYQRIAIHEAPVVMGWQRWRQAEDRYSFGLIRAGLQDLIDAGDVVDVPVEITSRLLFGALSSAATEIASSPEPERVGAQVQEVIVRLLHQVRSGTRG; this is translated from the coding sequence ATGAGGTCCAGGCGAGAGAGCTATTCGGAATCCACCCGGTCGGCGCTGGTCAGGAGTGCCGTGGAGCTGTTCACCAAACGTGGCTACGCCGGCACCTCACTCGACGAGATTGCCAGGCGTGCCAGGGTGACGAAAGGTGCGCTGTATCACCACTTCAGTGGTAAGCAGGCCATTTTCGAAGCCGCGTTCGACGCGGTGGAGACCGAGGTGAAAGGTCGCCTGGAAAAGATTCTGCGCGGCTCGCAGCCGCCGTGGGAACGCGCGCTGGAAGGCCTGCGCGAGTTCGTCAACAGTTGCCTCGACCCGGCCTACCAGCGCATCGCGATACACGAGGCGCCGGTGGTGATGGGCTGGCAGCGGTGGCGGCAGGCCGAGGACCGCTACAGCTTCGGCCTGATCCGTGCTGGGCTGCAGGACCTCATCGACGCGGGCGACGTCGTGGACGTGCCGGTGGAGATCACCTCGAGGCTGCTGTTCGGTGCGCTGTCAAGCGCGGCCACCGAGATCGCCAGCTCGCCGGAGCCGGAGCGGGTGGGTGCACAGGTGCAGGAGGTCATCGTGAGGCTGCTGCACCAAGTCAGGTCCGGCACACGCGGCTGA